The genomic DNA CTTGATCAAGGTGACATTTACCTCGGCCAATACACCGGTTGGTACTCAGTCTCTGACGAAGAGTACTTTACGGAATCACAACTCGCCGAGGTTTATCGGGATGCAGATGGTAACGTGATTGGTGGGAAGGCACCGACTGGCAACGAAGTGCAACTCGTTAACGAAGAATCGTACTTCTTTAAGATGAGTAAGTACGCTGACTGGTTAATGCAGTACTACCAGGATCATCCCGACTTCATTCAACCCAGCTCGCGGAGGCACGAAATGGTGAAAAACTTCTTGGAACCGGGACTTGAAGACCTGGCCGTTTCCAGAACGACCTTTTCCTGGGGAATCCCAGTAACGGCTAATCCGAAGCACGTGGTGTACGTGTGGATTGATGCGTTGACCAACTACATCACGGCGTTGGGTTATGGGAGCGATCAGGATGCTCTATTTAAGAAGTTCTGGCCCGCCAACCTGCAAATGATTGGAAAAGAAATCGTCCGGTTCCACTGCATCTACTGGCCGATTATTCTGCACGCATTAGGCTTACCCCTGCCCAAAGAAATTTATGGTCACGGCTGGATTACGATGAAAGACGGCAAGATGTCGAAGTCGAAGGGGAACGCCATTTATCCGGAGGACTTGATTGACCGGTACGGGCTGGATGCGACCCGCTACTACCTACTGAAGGCCGTGCCGTTTGCGGGCGACGGCGTCTTTACTCCAGAAGACTTCGTGGACCGGGTTAACTATGACCTTGCAAACGACCTCGGGAACCTCTTAAATCGGACCGTGGCTATGATTAACAAGTATGAAGACGGGGTGACACCGGAGTATCACGCGACGGACGATGCACCGAGTCAAGAACTGCAGGACACCGCTCAGGCCGTTACTACTGAATATCACGAGTTAATGCAGACGGTGCACCTTTCCGATGCGCTATCCGCGGTTTGGAAGTTAATCAGTCAAACCAACAAGTACATTGACCAAACAGAACCATGGGTGCTAGCCAAAGACGATGATGACGCTGCTAAAGCCCAATTAGCCAACGTGATGGCGCACTTAGCGGCTAGTTTACGCTTGATTTCGTTACTGATTAGTCCAGCAATGCCCAATGCAGCGAACCTGATTCAAAACCAACTGGGCTTAGAAAATGACGGGGTGTTTGACTTACAGACCGCCCAATTAAGTGCCCTGCCACAGGGTCAAAAGGTCATTGCGAGTGGGGAACCAATTTTTCCGCGGGTAGATCGAGATGCAGAAATTGCCTACATCAAGGACCAGATGACGGCCAGTGAGAAGACCAAGGGTCGGTCCGCGATGAAACAACGCCCGGCCGACGAACCGGCTGGCGTAACTACGCTCAAGCAGATTAAGGAACAGATTTCCATCGACCAGTTTGATGCGGTCGAACTGCGGGTGGCAGAGATCAAAGCGGTTACCAAGGTTCCCAAGGCAGACAAGCTACTCCAATTTCAACTCGCTGCCGGTGACGACGGTGACCGCCAGATTGTGTCGGGAATTGCGAAATGGTATCCCGATTTTACGTCCCTCGTTGGGAAAAAGGTCATTATCGTGGCCAACTTAAAACCAATTAAACTGCGGGGAGAATTGAGCCAGGGCATGCTGTTGTCCGTGGAAAAAGCAGATGGCAACGTCCAACTGGTAACGGTTGATGACTCCCTGCCAAATGGAAGTCCATTGGCATAAATTGCGATTAGTTTCACGAATGCGTGAAACTTTTTTGCGTTTCATCAAATCATGATGCACAGGAGGTTGGCAATGCAAATTTTTGATTCTCATACCCATTTAAATGATCCGGCCTTCGCGGGGCGGGAAGCTGCTCTAATTGAGCATGCGCAGCGACTAGGAGTTGTCCGAATGGCAAACGTGGGCTCGAATGCGGCCTTAAACCAGCGGGCGCTGGAATTGGCCCATCAGTATCCAGGCCTAGTGGCGATTGTCGGTTGGCACCCAGAGGATGCGGATGGCTACGATGAAGCCGCAGGGGCGACGTTGCGCGCGCAACTGCAGGATGAACAGGTCGTTGCGCTGGGAGAAATTGGCTTAGACTACCACCAGACCCGGGTGGATCGTAAGACCCAGCAGGCCGTCTTTCGCCAGCAAATTCGATTGGCGCAGGATCTGGGACTGCCAATCTCGGTTCACAACCGGGAGGCCTTTGCGGATACCTATCAAATTTTGCGCGAAGAACACGTCGAAAGGATTGGCGGCATCATCCACAGCTTTAATGGGGATGTGGAGTGGATGCAACGCTTTTTAGACCTGGGAATGATGTTGTCATAC from Fructilactobacillus ixorae includes the following:
- the metG gene encoding methionine--tRNA ligase is translated as MADQQGTFYVTTPIYYPSGRLHIGNSYTTVAADMVARYHRSLGEDVFYLTGTDEHGLKIEQKAEKLGLEPQAYVDKMAQQIKDLWMNLDVANDDFIRTTDDRHVQAVQRIFRRLLDQGDIYLGQYTGWYSVSDEEYFTESQLAEVYRDADGNVIGGKAPTGNEVQLVNEESYFFKMSKYADWLMQYYQDHPDFIQPSSRRHEMVKNFLEPGLEDLAVSRTTFSWGIPVTANPKHVVYVWIDALTNYITALGYGSDQDALFKKFWPANLQMIGKEIVRFHCIYWPIILHALGLPLPKEIYGHGWITMKDGKMSKSKGNAIYPEDLIDRYGLDATRYYLLKAVPFAGDGVFTPEDFVDRVNYDLANDLGNLLNRTVAMINKYEDGVTPEYHATDDAPSQELQDTAQAVTTEYHELMQTVHLSDALSAVWKLISQTNKYIDQTEPWVLAKDDDDAAKAQLANVMAHLAASLRLISLLISPAMPNAANLIQNQLGLENDGVFDLQTAQLSALPQGQKVIASGEPIFPRVDRDAEIAYIKDQMTASEKTKGRSAMKQRPADEPAGVTTLKQIKEQISIDQFDAVELRVAEIKAVTKVPKADKLLQFQLAAGDDGDRQIVSGIAKWYPDFTSLVGKKVIIVANLKPIKLRGELSQGMLLSVEKADGNVQLVTVDDSLPNGSPLA
- a CDS encoding TatD family hydrolase; this encodes MQIFDSHTHLNDPAFAGREAALIEHAQRLGVVRMANVGSNAALNQRALELAHQYPGLVAIVGWHPEDADGYDEAAGATLRAQLQDEQVVALGEIGLDYHQTRVDRKTQQAVFRQQIRLAQDLGLPISVHNREAFADTYQILREEHVERIGGIIHSFNGDVEWMQRFLDLGMMLSYSGVASFKKTKEVHEAVRQTPLDRLLVETDAPYLAPEPLRGHENEPGNTLYTLEAVARYKDVDPDQIAQATYANTNRIFGLEG